The following coding sequences are from one Holophagales bacterium window:
- a CDS encoding RNA methyltransferase, which produces MSVDVLLARTHSPGNLGSAARACKAFGAGLLLLEPRTDAAHEDARAFASGAEDLLETAPRLSSWDEAEEGTSALLALSSLRGRNVRGLPPAWTWASARRAAREGRVVLAFGPERSGLTTEEVRRAAGRLAIPTRPGFPVLNLAQAVASSLALLAAGGAAPRAGASAVPAPAGASSLRRLREELAATLSASGFLGRDDDAVLLELFSPLLRARLTPREAQLLTGALRKVGNRLRGA; this is translated from the coding sequence GTGAGCGTCGACGTCCTCCTCGCGCGGACCCACAGCCCCGGGAACCTCGGCTCGGCCGCACGCGCCTGCAAGGCGTTCGGCGCGGGGCTACTCCTCCTGGAGCCGCGGACCGACGCCGCCCACGAGGACGCCCGGGCCTTCGCTTCCGGAGCCGAGGACCTCCTCGAAACGGCACCTCGACTCAGCTCGTGGGACGAGGCCGAGGAGGGGACCTCCGCGCTCCTGGCGCTCTCGTCGCTTCGGGGGAGGAACGTCCGGGGCCTCCCTCCCGCCTGGACCTGGGCGTCGGCGCGACGGGCGGCGCGGGAGGGCCGCGTCGTCCTCGCCTTCGGCCCCGAGCGTTCGGGCCTGACGACGGAGGAGGTGCGCCGCGCCGCGGGGCGGCTCGCCATCCCCACGCGCCCTGGCTTCCCGGTCCTGAACCTGGCGCAGGCCGTGGCGAGCTCCCTCGCGCTCCTGGCGGCCGGGGGCGCTGCGCCGCGTGCCGGAGCTTCCGCGGTCCCGGCCCCGGCCGGGGCCTCCTCCCTGCGTCGGCTCCGCGAGGAGCTGGCGGCCACCCTCTCCGCGTCGGGATTCCTCGGACGCGACGACGACGCCGTTCTCCTCGAGCTCTTCTCCCCGCTGCTGCGCGCCCGGCTCACGCCGCGCGAAGCCCAGCTCCTGACCGGCGCCCTGCGCAAGGTCGGGAACCGGCTCCGAGGCGCCTGA
- a CDS encoding response regulator transcription factor: MRLRTLVADDEPLAREWLRNLLSLEPDVEVVGEVGDGFRAVVAIQDLKPDVVFLDVQMPGLDGFGVLEMLGPRDVPALVFVTAYDQYALRAFDVHALDYILKPFGQERLRATLERIRARLRTAAAGDAIESLSSLVEELRSLRAAPLWLLVREDGRSFFVKSADIDWVEASRNNVVLHVGKAAHTYHDTMQGIESRLDRRRFLRIHRSTIVNIERVKELEPWFNGDYAVTLRDGTKLTLSASYRSVLKALRKPPLPPEPRAESPDGRSHAVPEEH, encoded by the coding sequence ATGAGACTTCGGACCCTGGTCGCGGACGACGAACCGCTCGCCCGCGAGTGGCTTCGAAACCTCCTCTCTCTCGAGCCCGACGTCGAGGTCGTCGGCGAGGTCGGGGACGGGTTTCGCGCGGTCGTCGCGATCCAGGACTTGAAGCCCGACGTCGTCTTCCTGGACGTGCAGATGCCGGGCCTCGACGGGTTCGGCGTCCTCGAGATGCTCGGTCCGCGGGATGTCCCTGCGCTCGTCTTCGTCACCGCCTACGACCAGTACGCCCTGCGCGCCTTCGACGTGCACGCCCTCGACTACATCCTGAAGCCGTTCGGGCAGGAGAGGCTCCGGGCCACGCTCGAGCGCATCCGCGCCCGCCTCCGGACGGCGGCCGCGGGCGACGCGATCGAGAGCCTCTCGTCGCTCGTCGAAGAGCTCCGCTCCCTGCGCGCGGCGCCTCTCTGGCTCCTCGTCCGCGAGGACGGAAGGAGCTTCTTCGTGAAGTCCGCCGACATCGACTGGGTCGAGGCGTCCCGCAACAACGTCGTCCTCCACGTCGGCAAGGCCGCGCACACCTACCACGACACGATGCAGGGGATCGAGTCCCGGCTCGACAGACGCCGCTTCCTGCGGATCCACCGCTCCACGATCGTGAACATCGAGCGGGTGAAGGAGCTCGAGCCCTGGTTCAACGGCGACTACGCCGTCACCCTGCGCGACGGCACGAAGCTGACGCTGAGCGCCTCCTACCGCTCGGTACTGAAGGCGCTCCGCAAGCCTCCGCTCCCCCCTGAGCCCCGTGCCGAGAGCCCCGACGGCCGTTCGCACGCCGTCCCCGAGGAGCACTGA
- a CDS encoding histidine kinase: MDRHPERGPGTGGKRFLAWLDHPRMAWVTLCGVLLVLTLFGVAEILLATGVTLSSRRILAASNVLAHVSYAALAPILLHVLERHPFRRGTVLRAALWHAATAFALGGVAVLVMQIGLHVTVRPLESFEAVFLRTGRTFRYNLHDILFIYALLVCSAAALALFRRERRRGLAAVALGRELTAAHLEALRVRVDPHFLFNTLNALLPLVATRPDAACDAVVRLGTLLRLGFRRGASGLVPVRDEAEYIRCFLVLEEMRVSDRLSVLIDVAPGVLDAAVPALVLKPFVEAALAAGVFRRPGAAFLEVTGRMESGDVVLRVRSSAPTSSGAGSFVVDDAAISAARQRLERAFGPRHSVQVTWSASGDLDALLRFPHLPVPPSPAPEPAPHAGGAPARAPSAAGPFHARSAPLLDRPVRFALLAAGFWLATGLYYGSQEHLRSIAGRPPAAASAVAFYVPSLVRSTVWALLTPAILLLYRRHPLSRRPFVAVAVHLSAAAATAGLVVVLAQPLLSRVRFEGTLAPGALSSRLVRELPAEAGTYLLLASVLLVLDLARRARASELRSARLEAQLAEARLAALRTQLHPHFLFNTLNGILPLIRLDPAAAARTLVQLGDLLRASLASDATHVAPLSSEIDFLKRYLEIEKTRFRDRLTVTFDVTEEALGAAVPTFVLQPLVENAVKHGISRCPGPGTLAVSAWRDGPSLAVEVRDEAPGADGGALPPSDGVGLSNARNRLVQLCGDAASLETGPAGEHGFRALLLVPFARPGETRGLFGAYPEETATRKRTP, encoded by the coding sequence GTGGACCGACACCCGGAGAGAGGACCTGGTACCGGGGGAAAGCGCTTCCTCGCGTGGCTCGACCATCCCCGGATGGCCTGGGTCACGCTCTGCGGGGTGCTTCTGGTCCTGACGTTGTTCGGCGTCGCCGAGATCCTCCTCGCCACGGGCGTCACGCTCTCCTCGCGCAGGATCCTCGCCGCCTCGAACGTCCTCGCCCACGTCTCGTACGCCGCGCTCGCGCCCATCCTCCTCCACGTCCTCGAACGGCACCCCTTCCGCAGGGGGACGGTGCTTCGCGCCGCCCTCTGGCACGCGGCCACGGCCTTCGCGCTCGGCGGCGTGGCCGTCCTCGTCATGCAGATCGGCCTCCACGTCACGGTGCGACCGCTCGAATCGTTCGAGGCGGTGTTCCTCAGGACCGGCCGGACGTTTCGCTACAACCTGCACGACATCCTCTTCATCTACGCGCTCCTCGTCTGCTCCGCGGCCGCGCTCGCGCTCTTCCGGCGCGAGAGGCGGCGCGGCCTGGCGGCGGTCGCGCTCGGCCGCGAGCTGACGGCGGCGCACCTGGAGGCGCTGCGGGTCCGCGTGGACCCCCACTTCCTCTTCAACACGCTGAACGCGCTCCTGCCGCTCGTCGCGACGCGCCCGGACGCGGCCTGCGACGCCGTGGTCCGCCTCGGCACGCTTCTCAGGCTCGGGTTCCGCCGCGGCGCGTCCGGCCTCGTCCCCGTCCGCGACGAGGCCGAGTACATCCGCTGCTTCCTCGTCCTGGAGGAGATGCGCGTCTCCGACCGCCTGTCGGTCCTCATCGACGTCGCGCCCGGTGTCCTCGACGCCGCGGTCCCCGCGCTCGTCCTGAAGCCCTTCGTCGAGGCCGCGCTGGCGGCGGGCGTCTTCCGGCGGCCCGGAGCGGCCTTCCTCGAGGTGACGGGCCGAATGGAGAGCGGGGACGTCGTCCTCCGGGTCCGGAGCTCGGCGCCCACCTCTTCCGGCGCCGGGTCGTTCGTGGTCGACGACGCCGCGATCTCCGCCGCCAGGCAGCGGCTCGAGCGCGCCTTCGGCCCGCGGCATTCCGTGCAGGTGACGTGGAGCGCGTCGGGAGACCTCGACGCCCTGCTTCGGTTTCCACACCTGCCCGTCCCGCCCTCCCCGGCTCCCGAACCGGCGCCGCACGCCGGCGGGGCCCCCGCCCGGGCGCCCTCGGCCGCGGGGCCCTTCCACGCGCGATCGGCCCCCCTGCTCGACCGGCCCGTCCGGTTCGCCCTGCTCGCCGCGGGCTTCTGGCTGGCCACCGGCCTCTATTACGGCTCCCAGGAGCACCTGCGGTCGATCGCCGGGAGACCCCCGGCGGCCGCCTCCGCGGTGGCCTTCTACGTCCCCTCGCTCGTCCGCTCCACGGTCTGGGCGCTCCTGACGCCGGCGATCCTCCTCCTCTACCGGCGGCATCCTCTCTCCCGCAGGCCGTTCGTCGCCGTTGCCGTGCATCTCTCCGCCGCGGCGGCGACCGCCGGCCTCGTCGTCGTCCTCGCGCAGCCCCTTCTCTCGCGCGTCCGCTTCGAAGGGACCCTCGCGCCCGGTGCCCTGTCCTCCCGCCTCGTGCGCGAGCTCCCCGCGGAGGCGGGCACTTACCTCCTCCTCGCGTCGGTCCTCCTCGTCCTCGATCTGGCGCGGCGAGCCCGCGCCTCCGAGCTGCGATCGGCGCGCCTCGAGGCGCAGCTGGCGGAAGCCCGCCTCGCGGCGCTGAGGACCCAGCTGCACCCGCACTTCCTGTTCAACACGCTCAACGGAATCCTGCCGCTGATCCGGCTCGATCCGGCGGCCGCGGCCCGGACTCTCGTTCAGCTCGGAGACCTCCTCAGGGCGAGCCTCGCCAGCGACGCGACGCACGTCGCCCCGCTCTCGAGCGAGATCGACTTCCTGAAGAGATACCTCGAGATCGAGAAGACCCGATTCCGGGACCGGCTCACCGTGACCTTCGACGTCACCGAGGAGGCCCTCGGCGCCGCTGTGCCGACCTTCGTCCTCCAGCCGCTCGTCGAGAACGCCGTCAAGCACGGCATCTCGAGGTGCCCGGGACCCGGGACCCTCGCCGTGTCGGCGTGGCGCGACGGGCCTTCCCTGGCCGTCGAGGTTCGCGACGAGGCCCCCGGCGCCGACGGGGGGGCTCTCCCTCCCTCGGACGGCGTCGGCCTCTCGAACGCGCGCAACCGGCTCGTGCAGCTCTGCGGGGACGCGGCCTCGCTCGAGACCGGCCCGGCGGGCGAGCACGGCTTCCGGGCGCTCCTGCTCGTTCCCTTCGCCCGCCCGGGCGAAACCCGCGGCCTGTTCGGTGCGTATCCGGAGGAGACCGCCACGCGGAAAAGGACGCCATGA
- a CDS encoding response regulator transcription factor codes for MRIRTLVVDDEPLAREWLRNLLSREDGVEVVGEAEDGFRAVLAIQETRPDVVFLDVQMPGLDGFGVLETLGPRELPALVFVSAFDQYAVRAFDVHALDYILKPFGQERLHATLERVRARLRDRQAGEALESLSTLVDELRALRSYPVWLLVRQDGRSFFVRVADIDWVEAARNNVLLHVGKATHAYHDTMQGIEGKLDGRRFLRIHRSTIVNIERVKELEPWFNGDYVVALRDGTKLTLSATYRWALKSFRRPTVPGAEGRVLPGGPAGEQAVPLES; via the coding sequence ATGAGAATCCGCACGCTCGTCGTCGACGATGAGCCGCTCGCCCGCGAGTGGCTGCGCAATCTCCTGTCCCGCGAGGACGGCGTCGAGGTCGTCGGCGAGGCGGAGGACGGCTTTCGGGCCGTCCTCGCGATCCAGGAAACCAGACCGGACGTCGTCTTCCTGGATGTCCAGATGCCGGGTCTCGACGGCTTCGGCGTCCTCGAGACGCTGGGCCCGCGCGAGCTTCCCGCCCTCGTCTTCGTCTCCGCGTTCGACCAGTACGCCGTTCGCGCGTTCGACGTCCACGCCCTCGACTACATCCTCAAGCCGTTCGGGCAGGAGCGCCTCCACGCCACCCTCGAGCGGGTGCGCGCGCGCCTCAGGGACCGCCAGGCGGGAGAGGCGCTCGAGAGCCTCTCCACCCTCGTCGACGAGCTGCGGGCCCTGCGCTCGTACCCGGTCTGGCTCCTCGTCCGGCAGGACGGCCGGAGCTTCTTCGTGAGGGTCGCCGACATCGACTGGGTCGAGGCCGCGCGCAACAACGTGCTCCTCCACGTCGGGAAAGCCACCCACGCCTACCACGACACGATGCAGGGGATCGAGGGCAAGCTCGACGGCCGGCGCTTCCTGCGGATCCACCGCTCCACGATCGTCAACATCGAGCGGGTGAAGGAGCTGGAGCCGTGGTTCAACGGCGACTACGTCGTCGCGCTCCGCGACGGGACGAAGCTCACCCTGAGCGCGACCTACCGCTGGGCCCTGAAGTCGTTCCGCAGGCCGACGGTCCCCGGCGCCGAAGGGCGCGTCCTCCCCGGCGGTCCCGCCGGGGAGCAGGCCGTCCCGCTCGAGTCCTGA